The genomic region GCAGCAGGCTCTCGCGCGCCAGCTCCAACATGGCCACGAAGGTCACGACCACGCCGGGCGTACCCTGTTCCAGATCGAAAAGCTCATGGAACTCGGCAAAGCGCAGGTTCTGCAGCTTGCGGAGGATCTCGGACATGTGCTCGCGCACCGACAGCGACTCGCGCTGCACCTGGTGGTGCTGCACCAGCCGCGCCCGGCGCAGCACCTCGGCCCAGGCGGCCCGCAGGTCGTCAGCCGAGACATCCGGCAGGCGGATCTCGGCGGTGTGGTCCAGGTGCACTTGGGCGCGCACGAAGTCGCGGCCCACCACGGGCAGCGCGTCGATCTGTGCCGCTCCGTACTTGATGCGCTCGTATTCCAGCAGCCGCCGGGCCAGCTCGGCGCGCGGGTCTTCCACTTCCTCGTCGCTGTCGGCCTTCTTCACCGGCAGCAGCATCCGCGACTTGATGTCGATGAGCATGGCCGCCATCAGCAGGTATTCGGCCGCCAGCTCCAGGTTGCGGGAACGGATCTCGTCCACGTAGGCCAGGTACTGTGCCGTCACCTTGGCCATGGGGATGTCCAGGATGTCGAAGTTCTGCTTGCGGATCAGGTAGAGCAGAAGGTCCAGCGGCCCCTCGAAGGTGTCCAGCAGCACCTCCAGCGCATCGGGCGGGATGTACAGATCGTTCGGGATGCGCCGTAGCGGTTCACCGTGGATGAGCGCCAATACCGGCAGCTCGGCATCCGGGTCAGGCTTGCCGTTCGTGTCCTGCATGAAGGGGCCGCGGTATCAGAGCAGCTCGGCGGTACCCGGGGCCGGCGTCGTGTCGGCCTGGTAGGGGTAGGGCTTCTGCATCACCCGCGAGGCGTTCTCCTCGGCCCGTCGCGCCAGGTCGATGGGCGCCTTGTCCCACCAGATGGCGCGGCCGCGCTGCTGCTCGGCCTCCAGCGACGGACGCTTTTCCTTCAGTTGCTGCAGGAACCGGGTGGCTTCAGAGACGTAGAGGGCCATGATGACAGGCAGCCGCGTGGCTGGCGGAAGTGGGTGATGAAAGGGTCTTCGATGATTGTAATGGAGCAGCTCCGCTTTCAGGCAGCAGCTGACCGGGGTGTGGCAGAAGTCCACCCCCATCCGTTGGCTCCCTCGGCAGACTCATGGGATCCGGTATGCTTGAGCCTGCCTTTCGCATCGAAGTGCGTGCCCCATCCTGCCCGGGCCGCATGCCGGACCCTTGCCATCATCATGAAAAGCGCCAAGCCTTCCAACACTGTCTCCTCACAGGCCTTTGCCCCCCGTTCCTGGCGTCACCGTGCCTGGGCTCTGTTGCTGGCCATCACCCCCCTGGGGGCGGCCTGCGACTTCATCGCCCAGAAGGATCTGACCCCCGGCCAGAGTACCGAAGCCGACGTGCGCCGCTGGATGGGCCAGCCCGAGATGATCTGGGAGGAGAGCGACGGCAGCCGCACCCTGGAATACCCGCGCGGCCCGATGGGCAAGGAAACCTATTTCGTCACCATCGGCGCGGATGGGCGCTACCGCCGCATTGAGCAGGTGCTGACCGAAGAGAACTTCCGCAAGGTCCAGCCCGGCATGACCCGCGACCAGGTCCGCCAGATCCTGGGCAAACCGGGCGAGATATCGCGCTTCAAGCGCCAGAACGAGGAAGTCTGGGGCTGGCGCTACCTGGAAGCGACCCAGCGCACCATGTTCTTCTACGCCCACTTCGACCAGGACACCGGCCTGCTCAAACGCACCGACCAGATGCAGGACTGGAAGACGTCGAAGCACTGAGTGTCCGTCGAAGCCGCCTGTCACGCAGGGCGGCTCGCCCCCCGCAACGCCGCATACGCCTCATCCAGCGAATCGAACAGATTCCCGTCCCCCAGTTCCTCCAGGAAGCCTGCCCGCTTCATCAGCGACAGCGGCTGCCGGTTGGCCGCACACAGCACCAGCCGGTCGCCGTGCTCCAGGATGTGCCGATGCAGTGACTGCAGCGCATCCAGCCCCGTCGTGTCCATGTTGATCACCCGGTGCAGATCCAGCACCACGATGTCCGGCAACGGTTGCGGCGTGGCCGTGATCGCCTCCAGCTTGCTGATCGATCCGAAGAAGATCGAGCCGAACGCCTGCCACGTGCCCACCCGGCGACCGCCGGGCAGCGTTGCCACCTCGGCCGGTGTCTCAATGCGGTCGACGCGCGTGACCCGCGCCACCCGGTAGATGAAGAAGAAGCTGGCCAGCAGCAGCCCGAACTGCACCGCCACCGTCAGATCGAAGACGACGGTCAGGCAGAACGTGGTGAGCAGCACCGTGCGGTAGTTGAGCGTGAAGCGACGCAGCCGCGCGAAGGCCCGCCAGTCGCCCATGTTGAAGCCCACGAACAGCAGGATGCCCGCCAGCACGCTCATCGGAATGTTGACCGCCAGCGGGGCCAGCAGCAGCATGAACACCAGCAGTGTCAGCGCATGCACGAGACCGGCGATGGGCGAATGGGCGCCACTGCGGATGTTGGTGACGGTACGGGCAATGGTGCCGGTTACGGCAATGCCGCCGAACAGCGGCGTGGCAAAGTTGGCGATGCCCTGGGCCATCAGTTCCTGGTTGGGATCGTGGCGGTCATGGGTCATGCCGTCGGCCACCCGTGCGCACAGCAGCGATTCGATGGCCCCCAGGAAGGCAATGGCCAGCGTGGGGCCCAGCAGGTTCTGGGCTGACTCCCAGTCGAAGCTGGGCAGCACGGGTGCCGGCAGGCTCTGCGGAATGCCGCCGAAGCGGCTGCCGATGGTCTCGACCGGCAGCTGCAGCGCCCAGGTGAACAGCGTGCCCAGCAGCAGCACTACCAGCGGCGCCGGAATGCGCCACAGGATGCGGCG from Lautropia mirabilis harbors:
- a CDS encoding segregation and condensation protein A is translated as MQDTNGKPDPDAELPVLALIHGEPLRRIPNDLYIPPDALEVLLDTFEGPLDLLLYLIRKQNFDILDIPMAKVTAQYLAYVDEIRSRNLELAAEYLLMAAMLIDIKSRMLLPVKKADSDEEVEDPRAELARRLLEYERIKYGAAQIDALPVVGRDFVRAQVHLDHTAEIRLPDVSADDLRAAWAEVLRRARLVQHHQVQRESLSVREHMSEILRKLQNLRFAEFHELFDLEQGTPGVVVTFVAMLELARESLLQITQAEAFAPIYVRLSYLPSKARPDPAESDFDADESEIIASD
- a CDS encoding DUF3460 family protein, yielding MALYVSEATRFLQQLKEKRPSLEAEQQRGRAIWWDKAPIDLARRAEENASRVMQKPYPYQADTTPAPGTAELL
- the bamE gene encoding outer membrane protein assembly factor BamE domain-containing protein is translated as MKSAKPSNTVSSQAFAPRSWRHRAWALLLAITPLGAACDFIAQKDLTPGQSTEADVRRWMGQPEMIWEESDGSRTLEYPRGPMGKETYFVTIGADGRYRRIEQVLTEENFRKVQPGMTRDQVRQILGKPGEISRFKRQNEEVWGWRYLEATQRTMFFYAHFDQDTGLLKRTDQMQDWKTSKH
- a CDS encoding SulP family inorganic anion transporter; amino-acid sequence: MSQKLRSFHFRPALLDSLKHYRRPDFMADLGAGLTVACVALPLAMAFGIASGVKPEQGLITAIIGGALVSLLGGSKVQIGGPAGAFVAMLYGIALQYGMSNLLLATMMAGAILFLMGALRLGQIIRFVPISIVIGFTNGIAVVIMLSQVKDFLGLQIEKMPANFFSQLDTLVHYRDGLNYPALGLGLVTLLTLIVWPKPPKVMTSRQTALEQPAQGVVGTTTDAAGDAEGAPAPTVARTPSAAPTGPQPQQASLLRRILWRIPAPLVVLLLGTLFTWALQLPVETIGSRFGGIPQSLPAPVLPSFDWESAQNLLGPTLAIAFLGAIESLLCARVADGMTHDRHDPNQELMAQGIANFATPLFGGIAVTGTIARTVTNIRSGAHSPIAGLVHALTLLVFMLLLAPLAVNIPMSVLAGILLFVGFNMGDWRAFARLRRFTLNYRTVLLTTFCLTVVFDLTVAVQFGLLLASFFFIYRVARVTRVDRIETPAEVATLPGGRRVGTWQAFGSIFFGSISKLEAITATPQPLPDIVVLDLHRVINMDTTGLDALQSLHRHILEHGDRLVLCAANRQPLSLMKRAGFLEELGDGNLFDSLDEAYAALRGASRPA